From Granulimonas faecalis:
CAAGGTACACGCCGGCCGCCAATACGTAGAATCCCCGCCGCGAGTAGCGGGCGCAGATGGCGTCCACCGGCTTGACAAGCAGGATGGGCAGGGCGGCAAGGGCCAACGAGAGCAAAACCGCCACGACCGGCGCGGCCACGATTGTGCCCACAAAGGCCGCCAACGGGGCGGTGAGGCCAAAGCCGCTCAACATGAGGGCGGTGCCTGCCAAGCATACCGGCACCACGGCAAGCAGCTGCGCCAGCTGGGGCCTGAACAGCCGAAGCAAAAATCCCCCCGCGCCCCATCCCAGCATCAGGCGCACGCCGAGGGTCTTGAGCTCCAAAAGAGAGCGGGCCACCAAAAGAAGGGAAAGCCCGAGGGCGAGCAGAAGGAAGGCCCCGGCGGAGAAGAATGCGAAAAGGCCTGCCATCGGCACAGAGCCGAAGGTTTTTTCTGTCAGCGCCTCCCCACTGCACCCCGTGGCAGTCGCGACATCGGCCAGAAGCGCCTGGAACTCCTCGTCGCTCAGCCCCAACACCGTGCAGGAGCTGCCCACAACTGCAGCAGAATCCAGTTTTTGAACCCTAAAGTATGCCCCGGCGCGAATGCTTGGCAGCTCTTGCACCCGGTCGAAGGCGTTGTTGCCAAAGCCCGCATAGGCGCCGGGCGCGCCTGAGACCACCGCGCTCACCACAGCATCGTCCACGACGGGAGTGCCCAATACGTCCAAGGGCTCCACGGCGGAAACCGCAGCAGAAGAGGCCAAAACGCCAAAGGTATAGAGAGTGGCCCCCGACTGCTGCACGACCGAGTCGTGGCTCACCACGGTCATGGGATGGTCTTGGGCAAACGCCTGGACCGCACCCACCAAGCGCTCCCTGCTCTCATCGGAGAGCTGCATGGTGTAGAGAGTGGGGCGGTCGGCGAGCCACGAGCCCGCCGACCGCATCACCAAGGCCTCCAAAACCCCCTTGGCGCAGAGCGTGCCGACAGCAGCAAGGCAAACAATGACGACCAAGCTGACTACCGAGTACCATCTCTTCACTGGATACCCTCTCGTAGATGTAAAGGGAAACTAGGCCAAGGGGATTAAACCAGGAGCCGCCTTACCCCCGGCAGTTCCAGTAGGCCTGAATTGTTGACGGGCCAACAAACCCCCATGCCTGCGACAGTGTGCCGGGCTGCTGCCAGCCAGAGCTGTATCCATTAACAGAAGAGCAATGCTCGTATTTTTGAGAGTTGCAATCAGAGAAGCCAAAGACACCGGCGTTGCGGCCGTAGTTCCAGTAAACTCCGGTGCCTTTGTAGTAGACGGTCCGGGCCAACGCGGCGCCGGAGACCCCGGCGCAGAGAGCGGTGCAGAGCGCGGCGGCAACGAGCGATTTCTTGACCTTCATAATCGACCTCCGTTCGAGGGCCTATTGGTATCTCAGATACTAATCCCCAATACCGCAGGCACAGCCCTCGTGGATGCCGACGATTTACCTATTTAACTGGAAGGGGCCCATGACCAAAAAGAGCGGAGCCCCGAGCTTTCCCTCAGGTGGGTGGCCCCTCGAGTGCAACTGGGCCGCTCCGGCCGAACACAGTGCGACCGGGCCGCAGGTCCCGGGGCATCTGAGCGGCAAAGCCGCGAATTGCCCCAGGACCTGCGGCCCGGTCGCGTCAAATGAAACAGCCGAAGCGCCGCCTAGTTGAACTTGACCACCTTCTGGATGATGCGGTACAGGCCGATGGAGGTCTTCTCCCCCATCTTGGTGGGGAGATTGGCACCGATGCCGATAAGGCCCTTGCGGCAGTAGTTGTACATGCGCTTGTCGTACTGCTTGAAGTACTCCCAGAGGGCGTCGCAGTTGAGGCGCGCGTTGGGGACGTCGGACAGGCGCGCGAAGATGGAGCACACGGCCATCATGAGGTTCATGTAGTCGAGCATGTACGTGCGGAGCTTGGTGCTCTCGACGTCGTCGTAGAGGTGGTAGGCGTCCATCATGATGCGGGTGACCCGCAGCTGCTGGTCGATGCGGCCCGCCATGACCTTCTCGTTGACCGACTGGTCCTCGCGGCCGATGAAGTAGCGGTAGAGGTCGACGTCCAGGTAGTACAGCGTCTTGCAGCGGGGCAGCGGCACGTAGGCGTAGATGTTGTCCACGTAGAACGTGTGCGCCGGCATGGGGATGCCGCCGTCGCGTAGGATGTCGGTGCGGTAGCACAGGGCGTGCATGAGCAGGTTCTGGTCGTAGCCGAAGTGCCCGATCTTCTCCCAGGTGAGGACCTTGTTGCGACGCAGGGCGAACCGGTAGTCGATGACGTTCTGCTTGCCGTCCTCCACGTGCTCGTAGACGTAGTTGGTGACGACGAGGTCCACGCGCACGTCGTAGTCGATGAAGCTGCGGAGGGTCTTCATCAGGGAGTCGAGGGCGTCGCCGTCGTACCAGTCGTCGGAGT
This genomic window contains:
- a CDS encoding glycosyltransferase family 2 protein gives rise to the protein MSTKTLSVGIPCYNSAEYMDHAISSILEGAHFSDDIQVIVVDDGSTKDDTFAKAKAWEARYPDLVKAVHQENGGHGMAVLSALEAADGVYFKVCDSDDWYDGDALDSLMKTLRSFIDYDVRVDLVVTNYVYEHVEDGKQNVIDYRFALRRNKVLTWEKIGHFGYDQNLLMHALCYRTDILRDGGIPMPAHTFYVDNIYAYVPLPRCKTLYYLDVDLYRYFIGREDQSVNEKVMAGRIDQQLRVTRIMMDAYHLYDDVESTKLRTYMLDYMNLMMAVCSIFARLSDVPNARLNCDALWEYFKQYDKRMYNYCRKGLIGIGANLPTKMGEKTSIGLYRIIQKVVKFN